The nucleotide sequence ccattacagaccgaaaatctctcgcacgtgtccacatgacacaacctttatttacaagcctaaagaggccaccaacccaactaaagtgggactctTAAGTCTTCGGCCGCTCCTctatatgttgtacaaggcatgaacatgccaaaagacatggacacacataagcattacatcgaacatcttgtttaaaagtttgtccgtgacaggctGGACAGCTTCTCCTTCACTTCCGCCCTCAAAGCTTGCTCGAATCTTCTCGCCCTCGAGGAAGGGATGGCCCTGCATGGTCATGTCCTGAAGTTGGGCCTGGGCGCCGACATCTACATTGCGACGTCGCTGATGGACCTTTATAGGATGTGTTCTCAAGCACTGGATGCTCGTAAGGTGTTCGATCACATGCCTGATAAAGACATTGTGGCTTGGAATGTGATGCTCTCTAGCTATGCTCGCTTAGGTATGATGCGGCTCGCAGAACAGCTGTTTGAGGAGATTCCCCTGCGAAATGTTAACTCTTGGACTGCGTTGATCTGTGGGTTCTTGGAATGTGGAGATTTAAGCGAATCAATGATCGCCTTTCACCGAATGCAGCTCCATGGTTTGAAGCCTGACAAAGTCATGGTTGTCACAATGTTATCTGCTATTGCTGATCTAGGAATGCTGGATTCAGGTAAGTGGTTTCATGAGTATGTGAAGAAGAATGAGATTGCAATTGATGCTTATGTTGGCAATGCACTCGTAGATATGTATGCTAAATACGGCAGTATCCAGGATGCCTGACTAGTGTTCGATGAGATAATTCGAAAAAATATTTCATGCTACAATTCTATGATCTTCGGACTGGCTGCTCATGGACTAGGGGAGGAAGCTCTTGAAATATTCACAGATGCTGAGAGAACTGGGATTGGAATAGATGACATTACTATGACTGCGGTTCTAACTGCATGCAGCCACTCTGGCTTGGTCGAGGAAGGTCTGAAGTACTTTAAAACAATGCAAAATGTTTATGGCATTGAGCCTAAGAAGGAACATTATGGATGCATTGTTGATCTTCTGGGAAGAGCtggaagatttgatgaggcaatgcaGATCATAGAGACCACAGAGGATGATTCTTTCATATTGGGAACGTTAGCTGCAGCTTGTAGGACTCATGGAAATCTTGGGTTAGCCAATGAACTAGTAAAAAACATCTCCAAGTTGGATCCAACAAATTGTGGGTTTCTAGTGTTGCAAGCTAATGCTGAAGCAGCTAGTGGGAGGTGGGAAGAGGCTGTAAATGTTAGAAGACTGATAAAGGATACTAGAATCAAGAAGAGGCCTAGTTGCAGTTGGATTGAAGTGGGAAATGAAGTGCACGAGTTTGTTGCTAGTGACAACTCTCATCTAAATTCAGTAAAGAGTGCGAGGTATATACGTTGAATAGTGGCACAGGAAGAATGGTTTAGACATTGAATTTATTGACAAATAAAGCAGTAAGTGTTGATGCTTTGTCTACTGATATGACTCTGTTTTAACTAAGTACAATACTCTAAGCTGTAAGTTTAAAGAGGACAGACAAACAGCTAAATTCTATGCAAAAGAAGATAAACAAAACTAACCTGTTTAACTAGTCAATCTCGGAGATCTTATCAGCCTACAAATTGCAAGATGAAGATACTTTCCCAACAgaatgaatgaacatagtttagcaATTTGGAAAAGTCTCCTTTAGTCGTCAAGGATAAGCAATGTATGAGATCATGAATAACCTGCACCAAGGATAGCCAAGCATTTGCAGTTGACTTTTCCATCTCAGTTGAAAGTGCACATAGCGTGTAGCAATATGTGATCCTAGTGCATTGGTTCCATAATGGCTGAGGAATGCCACAATTATGAAGCTCATAACTTGCCCAGAGTCCTTATGATAAAGGTGGAGACGGGCAGGCTGTTCTGGACTATGGTTTATTTCCCAGAAAAAGTGGTTCTACTTCAATTCAACTGATGCATGAATAGAACTCACTGGATCAAATATGCTAGTTAGCAAAATGCAGCAAGGACCTGAATATCATGCATAATAGTGCTAAACTCTATTTCATTTTCagaatttatttttgatattttattattctgAGCTTCATGGTAGTTGATTGAAACACTTATTTGTTAGAATATTGTGATGTTATATCTTGACTGTTCTAGTATGCATCATGAAGCAGGTGCCATTATTTGAGTAGGTAAAAATTTGTATGTATCTTTCTGACCATCACTCGGTGATCTGATCTCATGCATTTATGTTCCTCAAACTGCTCTGTGTATTTTAGTTATGTGCTGTTTCAATTTTACTTGGACCTGTTGTTTTGATACAATGTCACCTTTGCATGAATATAACATCAAACAATCTCTTCGTTCTTAACACTTTCAGGACCATGTTAACAACACCTCAAGGCATTAGAAGGTTAGCCAAGTGATCTGTGACACTGTTTGCTTCCTCAGGtatgttctttctttctttttcctttttgttcttaTCGTTTCAAGGAGAGAGATTATTTTCATGGCTTTAATACCTGATGCTTGCATTGCAAAAGACCAACCTATCTTGCTACAAAACATGAATTGAATATTAGAAAACCAAAGATTTTTTGTAACACCTAGGCATGGTTGTATCACCACACAATGTAATGCGATGCTTATGTGTCTGTcacttttatataattttattgattAAGCTTGGCAATTGAACACCAATCAAGGAATAATTCTGATAAAAATATTGTTTTCACATAAACTCAGCATccctttgatttgaatgctcatgCTTTAAGCTACCTATTTATGAAATAAGGGAGAACATGCTTCAAAACCTATCTTTATGAATAgaataaaggaagaaaaaaaaaaggagaaatcatCAACTAAGCCACATGTAGATCATATGAGTAGCCGTGATCACTGCACATCTATGTTCAAAACCGTGCTTGATGGTGAAACCTTTGGGATGATAACATGAAGCACCCCTTCCTTCATCTCCGCCTTAAATCTTCTCAGCATCGGCATCACGAGGCAGTGTGAATTTGGCATCATGTTGTCTCTCGGTGTGCCTCCTGTCTTCTTTCTCTTCTGCCTTCTTCTTGGCCTCGACATATAGTATTCTTGCTTCCACCCACACCTTCACATCTTCCTTGGTCACACCTAGCATCTCAAACGTCAACCTATGAAGTCCTCCATCGTCTTCCTCAATCTTCCATCTCCGTTTACTCCAACAACAGTCTACAGTTTCTTTGCTTTGTAGGTCGAGGAATGTAATGCCATTGCAGTAACAAGGATCATGCATGAATTTGTCGGTTGTCTCTAACATCTGTTGCAGTATCCACTTCAACGGGAACAACTCCCATATACCTGAAATCCAAAACATGATAATTATATATGCCTCTGTGATGATTATATTCTGACAGAAACGAAAACTCTGGTTTGAAACTTTGCTTTGTATGTTATTATGCTCATATGGCAAACAATGTAACTGAGCTTGACATGCTGAAGCTATATTGAGGCATGCAATGATTAATAGGAAATACTTTCTACTTTGATACAGAATTAGTTAAGCTTATGTGATATCCTGACTGAATAAGGATGTAATTATGAACAGAAAGAAGACTAGATGAGACAAAATAAAAGAAGAGGCAGATGTAGATTGGCAAGGATGATGTTACCACCAAGTGATGAAGCCGGTGTTTGTCGCTGCATCGTTGTCTGGTTCATCTTGCTAGGTTTTTGAAGAGGTTCTCCAGAACTCCCTGTGCGCTGGGAAGCCATGGCCTTCATGGCAACGTATCTGGGAGCCCTGAGATGGCATGGAAGGAAACATTGGGTTGTGAAGCAACTGTTTCTGTTGCTGCTGACACCCCTCCTTCGGCTTAAGAGAGAAGAGAAGGTGTTGATGCTTGAAGTAGCCGACAACATCTTCACCAGTACGTCGAGGTTGACGTCGGGGATCAGAGTTTAGTTTGATCTCAGACGTCTCTCTCTccgcataaataaataaatattatatctcAGGGATAGAATTTGTTGAGGAAAaaaacctgaaagatttatatccaAAGTTATTGAATTTTGTTGCCGTTTGTGACGTTCTcagtatatatatttttggataatttatttaaaaattactaGTAATGAGCTTTTAATCATATGAGGCTTTCGTATTTAGTTTTTATTAAAGGATTTTTTTGACTTTGATCAAATCATTAAAAGATGATTATCATTTgactatatttgatttgatttttttaaaatgaattgATTCTTTTGAGATCAATTGGATCAAATCGATTTAACTAAGTTCTAACTATtcaattaatttaattaaatcttatattattcattaattttttaaatcacCTTCATCTTCTTCATCTCCACCATTCTTCCTCTCACTTTCTTCTCAttgattttctcctttttttactTTACTtccacctcctctctctctctctctctctctctctctctctcactcatccACTTCCTTTACCTCTCCTTTGGTTTCTTCTACTCATCCATTGCTTCCTCCCTCTCCCTTCCTCCTTCCCCTCCTTTTCTATCTACTCCTTACAGTTTGCTAACAATACCTGTTATACTTGAGCTATGCTGAGGTTATACtcactaaaaaaatatttaaaaattattatttttatataaaaatattctaaatttatcataaaactaaaaaaatttaagttattttaaaatatatattaattttatattataaatattcaaaAAAAGTATACTTATTCATagaacatattaaaaaaataaattttaaatgacaTTATCCtaaattatctaaaaaaatattacaCTCCGATTATACTTAAGTTACACACATTCACAAAATATGttaaaagatatattaatttttatattaaattatcataaatttatcaaaaaagaaataataataataataaaatcatatttttattttttattttcaatattaaCTTAGTTACactcaaaattaaaataagttaAGCTCAATTATctaacttattttaaaattaatatttttagaataattaattatcaaaactttGAGAATTCTACTAAAATATGATTTTAACAAAAAAATTACtagttttatattttatgatgaatttagaataaatttattaaaaatttattatatttttaataagtttTGTAAGTGAGTGCAACTtgaacataaaatataaaaatatatttttatatatttaatataaaaatccgATCAAATTTGAAGGGATCCGACCCGAAGCGACTTGACTTAAACCGAATCGACTCACGAATTGATTGAACTTAAAACAACTCGGTTCAAAgatattatcaaaatatatgGGTGTCATCCAGTAAAAatttattactatggattttttttttcgataaatcagcttttttttaattttctagcATGATAATGTACATCATGTACCAAAGGAGAACAGAACAAAACTGTAGTATAAGAAAATTTATGGTAAATACATCTAAAATATTGGATTGATGATAACGAATCAAATCTCTATttacggcttaaaatctcatctaACAAATTTACTAAAACActtagattcaaaatatcatttgattttttttattataaaatatcaattaacttagttggtaaaaaattatTTCACGTATTTGTAAAGACTAATAACAGTACTCATTGATTAGCCAAATTTACTCGGTCTATCAATTTTTTTACCTCCGTGGCTTCTTCATCACTCGATGCCCAAAAGaacagaagagaggagaagggagAAGGCTGTCGCTTCCCCTGGCACAAAATAGCTCCCCCTAGTCGGAAACTTACGCCAACTCGGTAAGCTTCCACATCAATCTATCTCTATGGAAGCTGTGTCACAACAGTGGTGATTTCGTCTTCCGCGACGGCAAGAGAACCCATAGGGATTCACGATCTAGATTTCTGCTGCAGGCGCCAACTCGTTGTCCCCAACATCTACTCCTACAATGGCGTCGACGTGAGCTTTTCACCTTACGACGGGTGCAGTCGTTCCGCCATGCAAGGGAAGAAGAGACCAGTCTACTACTGCTTGACACCATCGCTCGTTCTTCGTCAGAGTCCTGTCAACCTCAGCCAGGCGATCTTAAGTGCAGGATTGCCCATGGTTAGGGTTGATGAGGATGTCTTCTATGAGTTGGTCATCGAGGAGAACCTGCTCGAGCTGGAAGAACGATGACACTCGTCTCGCCAAAGACAACATCGAGGCAGTTCTCACGGTCCCTCTCTGATCCAAAGAGGCTCTCTCTTATTGCTGGAACGAAAACGAGACTGATGAGGAAAGCTCAAGAAGAAGGAAGGCTGCATTGAGTTCGAAGACCATGACTTCGAGCTCATGCTGTTCGAGTCGGGACGAAGGATCTGCCCTGCGCTGAGCTTTAGGCACCTGTCCGATGTCGGACTCCAGACCATTAGGTCCCGCCGAAGGAGACTAAAAggtgcaatctctctctctctctctctcgtgcagtGCTTGAAACATGATGGACTTGGGAAGAAACAGAGAGCATGTGAAATCAAGGGAGAAAATTCAGCAGATATTAATGAAAGATGGGTTTCAGTTGGCACCAACACAGAGAGAGGAAAGCAAAAGTGCTCTTTTGTTGCAGTTTTAATTGCCTTGTGCAATCATACCACTGACCAATTAACACTACAAAACAAGCTATTTTGTCGACGTTAGAGTTTAATATATATTGAGTTTTTCCTAACAATCTAACTTTTTAAGATTATTAATAGCAAAATATTTATCAACCCTATTGTTTTGCATGATGCTTAATTAATATTTTACCTAATAGCCCTTTTTTGTTTTGACTTTTTTCTAGAGCAGTTGAAAGAAAGAGCAGTATCTAATGACAGCCATACATACCTGCAGTCTTCCAGACAAAGACCTTGATGAGCTAATTTGATTTGCTATTTTATTTAGAACAAGAAGTCTAATGTGACAGTCAATAAGCTAACGGATCTCAGTTGAGCTATTGAAACAGAAGAAAACGTAAATGATCTGCAAACACAtacctcttttcttttttatactCCAAAGAAGAGACAGTAATATTTCAGCATGTATGATGCTCACAAAATGAGGCCCAAATTTGATGCTCTCCAAAGATGAACATCGTTCAAAGAAGCTGACAGAAGACAAATCTATGAATGTATAATGGTATTTGAATAATGGATCATTACAACACAAATAGTTGCTGTAAACTGAATAAAAAGTGTTGACCGTTTGGCGTACATTTATGTTTGTGAAGTAAGCGAGCTGGCATAGTTGAATGGAGTGCTGCCTCAGTGTCGTAAAAGCACGCATTTATATGCTGCAGTTGGCACGTATGCCGTCGCATAGATACATGTTGATCCTCGAGAGCAAGGACCAGAAAGTACACTGGGCCATTGCGACAAGATACGCAGCTTCCGTTTGATCATTTGGTATGCACTCAAACCCAAACTCTAATATTCTATTAGGGCAGCATCAGTTTCAGAGAGTGGTGCTGCAAGGATAAAACATTTAGTGTCACCAACTTGTCGAGCATTTCAGGAGAAATTCTAGTGGGAGGGAGTATTAGCAGCTTTAGTGATCCAAAGTAATCGTTATTGAATGACTAGAGTGCTACATATTAATCACATAGTGACGATGAGCAGCTTATTCTATAAGTTTAAACTACTGTTCCCATATCAAAAGATGCATACTCTAGCAAATCAATGTTAGTGTCAGTGTCACTGTATAATTTAAACAGGAAAAAAAGAAATCTTACTACTAGATGCAAAGATATATAAATGTGTGGATAGCATTTATTGGTGAGAAAAAATTACCAAGCAAGTCCTCATAAGCATCTTGGAAGAATGATGATTCCATTAGCAAAGGAGGTGAGAAGACTTGATCCATAGCATCATCAATATCTGCATATGCTTTTCTTGAATTAAGAAAGGCTGGTTGAATTAAGCCTGTCTGATTCGTGTGTCCATCAATtccatataaattatttgatattggAACAGAATCTAGCTGGCCCTCAGTATTAATGAGAAAATCTTTAGAACTGCTGGGAACATGAATATCTGGTGGAGAAAGGGCTAATTGTTGTTTTTTCCGAACAGGAGAACTATCTACCACTTTTACCGAAACTCCAGTAGATATAGGCATGAAGAAGTGTTCAGAACTGTCATCTTCGCTACTTTCTAATATCAATTCTGAGTTGTTTGATGGTCTTGTAAGTGCTGCTTCACGAACAGAACGCCTAATACTCTGAACATCATAATCATCATTTTCTGTGTAACAAGGAAAAAGATAATAAATAAAGACCACGATTCGAAAATTACTGTGGTTGACATCAAAAGGCTACAAATGCAAAATCAAGCATAACGGTTGCAGGATATCTATGAATAAATTGAAAAAAGGGGTAAGTTGGCAGACAATTGAAGATGCTAACGTTTTGCTGCACCACCTCTATAATCATTTGTAAACTGTGACTCTGCTGATGTTCCCACTGGCAAAGATTCCTGAATGGATTGAGCAGTTATAGTAGTCAACTTTGGTGTGTGCATACTTTTTGCTGATGAATTGGGAGCCAGGCTGATTAAATGAGGGAGTTTTAGAACAGGGCTTTTGGAAACATTCTCAAGCTGAAGAGATGAGAGTCTGGAATTTAACTCGATGACTTCATCAGCAACAATATCCTGATCAAAAGAAAAGTATTAGTAgacgaaaacaaaagaaaaacaaatgacAGATATTAAACACCCAAACAAACTAAATAATTTCACGGACAAAGACAGGATTCTTACTTGAGGCACTTGGGACTGCATACTTAATATTGATCTGGCATTAAACCCATCCATTGTAGATGACGAAACGCTTTCCACTTCTTCAGTGAGTTCTGCAATAGATTTTTGCATTGCTGGAATGGCTTCCTTTAGTTGACTAATTAGTCcctgtgttgcagaaagaagagttACAATTAGAAACTAGCCACATAGGTGCTTAAATGGGTTTGGCCACCTAGTCAAACCCAAATTAAGTAGGATAAACTAAAGTCTCTGTTCAACACATTTGACACACAAATAAAGGCTCAATAGAAGATACTTGTCTGTAATAAATTGTCTGATaagtcaatttttattttttagtatctTATGATCACACCAACTCTTGAAACTCTTTATTAGCCTTTTGCTTCGACACCTCTTGGATCCAACACCAAAAGATTGAATTGGTAAACTAGCAGAGATTTTGAGCTTATCTTGTATCGTTGTAGTTTGCATGCAAGGACTTACTGTGCAATGAATGGATTAACTTTAGCTTTATCAACAATAAATTGTTGTGTGATCTTGGAATTAGGGAAATGTGATCATAtttactattatatatatatatatatatatatatatatatatatagttgtatGTTGTTCATCTTTAATCAACACAGTGACATCACACACTAGGTGATCCCCCAGATTCCCTAAATACCACTTTCCTTTAGGTGAGAACAACCACAGATTGGCAGCCTAGTGAAGGGCAGCCTTTGCTTCAGTCTTGAAGACACAATGAAGTAGAGGAACAATTCAATTACCATGGCGGATAATTTTAATTAATCACATTCTCAAAGAAAATGTGCAATCAATTCCGCTTAACTATTAGATTCCACGTTGTCAAGAAGATAGCAAGTTGATATCAAATTAGTCATAAAACCCGCATCCACTAAACAGAAAAGGCAAGGAAACAATATGTAACAGCAATGGTAAGTGTCAAATTTACCTGTATGCTAACTAAATGTTGGCGATGTTCTGCAAGAGTTGTAGCCAAGAACTCGGCATGCCCACTTGCATCATTTTCAGATGAAGTACGAAGGAGCTCTGGGCCCTCTCCATTGTTAGCCTTGACCTGCAATAGCAAAAGTCAACAGCAATCACTAGCACACCAATTGTGAAGATTATGGATTAAGTTACAAATAAAATTGCACTCTACCTCTGGTATGCTGAAATAACTTAAATTTGACATTTACCCTGAGTTTCCAAAGATATCTTAGACTCTACATTAAATGAGAAGAGAAAAAGGTTCAGCAAACAAATTGGATGGATTTCCAACCAGCTTCATGCAGAATACACTGTTAGAGGGGGGTACAAGATTTCCAACAAGCTCAACTGCAATCCTAAGTTATATGAGAAGGAAAAGAGGTCGAGCAGAATTAGTCAATAGATGGATGTTCTGTGAAACTAGTTTAGAGTAGACACGAGATTCCCATCTATCCAGGACAAAGAACAGGAAGATCTATACATCCTAAGAGAATACACCTGATTTTGCTAAAAAGAACTGTTGAATTGGCTTATAATTAGAAACCAGCAAAGTAAGAAggttttattcctttttatgcctGCTGTTATCAACTCTATGAACCCAGGATTAGGAGATTTCCAGTAAATTGACCCCAAAAAGTCTCTGCTAGATGTCTGTAGTACCTtgataaagaaaaatatatcaaaatatattaatcAGCCAACCGGGACTTAGCTTAGGGATTCATGGTGCTTCCTATTTCTGAAGAGGTTACATGATCAATTTTGCAGGCAGGAAgaagtttctttttattttaccaAGTATTGGGTGATGGAAACACTAGTGACCAAAGTGGTTTGTTAACGAGGAATTCGTTAGCCCAGAAAACACATTTGATTTTAGAGAACTAAAAGTTATTGCCTGTTGTCATTTGAAAATTATGTGCAATTGACACCAAAAGGGACTTTAAAGCAAATAAACTATTTATGGTTTATTATCATGGATAGAACTTATATATGCAAACATTAGTATCAATTGCAGCAGTATAATAGTAGCCATTGAAGAGAAATAAAGTGAAAAGGATATGATCAGGGAGAGGATGAAAAAGAACTCTTAAACAACTTACAGGAGAAAAACATATATCATCCCTTCATTCTTCAATCAAAACTTAATGCAAGTCACTGAACCCTTATCAAATTTGTAACAAAGATCCCAATaataaaggaaaggaaaaaaataaagagCCAGCTGTGTATAAAATAGAGGATGATGCTGAACATATTAACCTCCATGTGAGTTCAAATCTCAGGACTCTAATCTCTCCTGCCTTTCTCTTTGATTGGTAGCTCGTTAAATGAGCATTGTCAACCTGTTTATCTGCTGTCATGATGAATTACCGAGGTTGACAGAACCTAGGACTGGTATGGGCCTTTATAACTCATATTTTATTCTAACCATAGACCATCTAAAACCAAAATCTATAACTTCATAATTAAAATTAGCATCTTAAATCTGGATTTATCATCTGATCACCACCAAAGAAGGAACCAATGGCATGCACAACCATTGTGCATTAGCAATTCAAAAAAGGCACATGGTTCATAGTTCATACCCTTCATTCTGTTAGAGggatgggaaaaaaaaagaagcacaAGAATCAAGGCCATTTCAAAAATCACATAATCAAGTTCCTTCCCTATGGTCTTCCTATAGCAGCACCGATGATGATGGCTCATATCATGAGAAATGTCAAAGACTTAACGGTCTGGTATAAGTTTATGATCGACTATAAACTCATAAGAAAGTGAGAAAATATTTCCCATCAGAACATACAAGTGTGCACTAAGCTGCAGGATCCACACACTACATTTTAAAACTAGGCAATCTTGTAGAGATACGTAACTGAAAATCTTTTGCAATATGCATAATATCAACTCTGGAAtcagaatgataaaaaaataaatatatgtaattaTCTCACTCGAGTTCAATTGTTATGGCTTAAAATGTTTAATCTGAATTAACTTACCAAATAAAGAGATTGTTTATGAATACGTTGTAAAGCATGAGTCCAACGTCTAAGAATTTCGGCAACATCAAATGTAGGGTAAACTATTCCACCTCTGTCAACCATCTTCGAGAAACTCTCACTTATTCCTTGATTATGAGGTGAATCCATCTGCTCACGGATATCTATAGGCGAAGATATCTCACCAGAAGCAACTGATAGTACATCTGAATGTGGAACCTGTGAGCTTAGACCCATAGTTGCAGCCAAAGATGAACCAGAGATGCGATACCTAGCAACGGAAAGTAAACATCATCTGAGTATCAACTAAATGAaagtttatttttctacaaattATTGAACTTCACCTGTGCTCACGATGGGCTATCAAATCCTCAATTGGGCCAGAAGCTAAAACCTCATGTTGATCTGCATAACAAAGTGTTAAAAGTATGTCAAGAAACCAAAATGAGACAATTATCTATCACATATTGAAAAGCTTGGAAAATGTTAAACTGACAAAGGAAATAAAGTGCTTAAAATATAAAAACCAATTAAAAAGTAAAATCATTAAAATATCATAGCATTACTTAAAAAAAAGGAACAATCATCTAAAAGCTCATTGATCTTTCTCCAAGAGTTCCAGTGATAATCTAAATCAAAGAACTGGTCATCTTTAAACTCACTGATATGGGTAATTATTTCTCTAAGTTCTCCAATAATAAACTAAAAGTTTGACCAAAAGTTCAAAGCTGACATGATCTTGTATTGGTTGAAGACCTGCAATACTAATTGATTCTAAAGACAAGGCAACATCTGAAGAATCAAACCAAAATCACTTAAAAATGATGCTCAATGTCATAGTTCTATAACTATCAGTCAAAAACATCATAAATATATGGACCAAAATGAACATCCTTGATAGAACTGCAAGCAGTAAGAACCTTTTGTTTAACAACAAATGAAAGAAAGGTCCAAGTAACAACATGAAGTTGAAATATTCTTCTTTCATCAAGGAATCATTCATGAGAATCCAATCTGAAAAACTACGGAGAAGTAACCACATGGTTAA is from Musa acuminata AAA Group cultivar baxijiao chromosome BXJ1-6, Cavendish_Baxijiao_AAA, whole genome shotgun sequence and encodes:
- the LOC103989309 gene encoding pentatricopeptide repeat-containing protein At2g20540-like — translated: MALHGHVLKLGLGADIYIATSLMDLYRMCSQALDARKVFDHMPDKDIVAWNVMLSSYARLGMMRLAEQLFEEIPLRNVNSWTALICGFLECGDLSESMIAFHRMQLHGLKPDKVMVVTMLSAIADLGMLDSGPC
- the LOC135676973 gene encoding AUGMIN subunit 6-like isoform X1 is translated as MATEREKEREAELESAMYTNCLLLGLDPAVLGMGTGSPRVGHFRHSNPKLGEQLLYFLLCALRGSAKDFDKVWPIFDSAQSRDFRKIVQGIIIELESQGVLPRSNSRVSSLATCCGPRFVELLWQLSVHALREVHVRTFAADVASNPLPPALTDASYQHAAALLPVTKARIALERQRFLKNANAAVHRQTTWSNLAHEMTAEFRGLCAEEAYLQQELEKLQDIRSKVKTEGELCDDHVSSFSGQNSHLVAKATCLWETLLARRDQHEVLASGPIEDLIAHREHRYRISGSSLAATMGLSSQVPHSDVLSVASGEISSPIDIREQMDSPHNQGISESFSKMVDRGGIVYPTFDVAEILRRWTHALQRIHKQSLYLVKANNGEGPELLRTSSENDASGHAEFLATTLAEHRQHLVSIQGLISQLKEAIPAMQKSIAELTEEVESVSSSTMDGFNARSILSMQSQVPQDIVADEVIELNSRLSSLQLENVSKSPVLKLPHLISLAPNSSAKSMHTPKLTTITAQSIQESLPVGTSAESQFTNDYRGGAAKQNDDYDVQSIRRSVREAALTRPSNNSELILESSEDDSSEHFFMPISTGVSVKVVDSSPVRKKQQLALSPPDIHVPSSSKDFLINTEGQLDSVPISNNLYGIDGHTNQTGLIQPAFLNSRKAYADIDDAMDQVFSPPLLMESSFFQDAYEDLLAPLSETDAALIEY
- the LOC135676973 gene encoding AUGMIN subunit 6-like isoform X2 — protein: MATEREKEREAELESAMYTNCLLLGLDPAVLGMGTGSPRVGHFRHSNPKLGEQLLYFLLCALRGSAKDFDKVWPIFDSAQSRDFRKIVQGIIIELESQGVLPRSNSRVSSLATCCGPRFVELLWQLSVHALREVHVRTFAADVASNPLPPALTDASYQHAAALLPVTKARIALERQRFLKNANAAVHRQTTWSNLAHEMTAEFRGLCAEEAYLQQELEKLQDIRSKVKTEGELCDDHVSSFSGQNSHLVAKATCLWETLLARRDQHEVLASGPIEDLIAHREHRYRISGSSLAATMGLSSQVPHSDVLSVASGEISSPIDIREQMDSPHNQGISESFSKMVDRGGIVYPTFDVAEILRRWTHALQRIHKQSLYLVKANNGEGPELLRTSSENDASGHAEFLATTLAEHRQHLVSIQGLISQLKEAIPAMQKSIAELTEEVESVSSSTMDGFNARSILSMQSQVPQDIVADEVIELNSRLSSLQLENVSKSPVLKLPHLISLAPNSSAKSMHTPKLTTITAQSIQESLPVGTSAESQFTNDYRENDDYDVQSIRRSVREAALTRPSNNSELILESSEDDSSEHFFMPISTGVSVKVVDSSPVRKKQQLALSPPDIHVPSSSKDFLINTEGQLDSVPISNNLYGIDGHTNQTGLIQPAFLNSRKAYADIDDAMDQVFSPPLLMESSFFQDAYEDLLAPLSETDAALIEY